The genomic interval GGGTTTGAGCAATTACAAGGTACACTGATGCAGAACTGCCATTGGTTATCCAATTTTTCGTACCGTTTAATAAATAATGGTCTCCTTTATCTTCCGCAGTCGTATGTTGCGAGGAGGCGTCCGAACCGGCCTCCGGTTCAGACAAGCAGAATGCACCGATCACTTCACCAGCGGCAAGAGGTTTAAGGTATTTTTCCTTTTGCTCAGCTGTACCATAGGTTTGCAAACCATAACAAACCAGTGAATTGTTTACTGAAACGACGACCGATGCACTGGCATCTATTTTGGAAAGCTCTTCCATAACCAATACATATGAGACGGTATCCAAGCCAGATCCATTATATTGAGGATCGACCATCATACCGAGAAAGCCCAGTTCACCTAATTTCTTAATCTGTTCCGCTGGGAAGAGTTGGTTTTCGTCCCGGTCTATCACGCCGGGTTTCAGTTCAGTTTGAGCAAAATCGCGAGCCGCGTCGCGGACCATCTTTTGCTCTTCGGTTAGTTCGAACATCATGACAGCATTTTTTATAAAATTACAAAAAAATGCTATGCACGCATAAATTATTATTTAATTAGCCTGTTATTATCGTCTGGGAATATGAGACGAGGCTGGTAGTTTCGGCCCTCTTCCATCGTCATCTGAGCATAGGAAATGATAATAATAACATCACCGACCTGCGCTAAACGTGCCGCTGCACCATTCAAACATATAACACCCGAACCTCGCTCACCTTTTATTACGTAAGTCTCAAAACGAGCACCATTGTTGTTGTTGACAATTTGCACCTTTTCATTCGGGATAATGTTTGCCGCATCAATCAAATCTTCATCAATAGTTATACTACCAACATAATTCAACTCCGCCTGCGTAACACGCGCACGGTGAATCTTTGACTTCATTACCTCAATAATCATAATGCAAAATTACGAAAAAATATGAATTCTATGATTTCGGTGAATTTCCGCCCGGGATTAACATATTGTCTATCAACCGAACACCTTCTACCCAGGCAGCTACTAAGACAATTAGACTGACACCTGCTGTGGGCTGACCGACCGGGAGAAGAGTCTCTCGGTCGCATATTTCGAAATATTCAACATCCACCCCTTCTGCATTCTTTAGGATTGAAATCGCCTCCT from Pedobacter indicus carries:
- the panD gene encoding aspartate 1-decarboxylase, translating into MIIEVMKSKIHRARVTQAELNYVGSITIDEDLIDAANIIPNEKVQIVNNNNGARFETYVIKGERGSGVICLNGAAARLAQVGDVIIIISYAQMTMEEGRNYQPRLIFPDDNNRLIK